The following are encoded together in the Branchiostoma floridae strain S238N-H82 unplaced genomic scaffold, Bfl_VNyyK Sc7u5tJ_1439, whole genome shotgun sequence genome:
- the LOC118407605 gene encoding zinc finger protein OZF-like, with protein sequence MYFTHILTIISEMAEFTLVPPVKELHAEQTADETHIKEEPTGDTGWQQDGQENVLCQETYSEDQEAYDFQPTGQPWNETYNSWEQTTDTGRQQDEERDVPNDETCGVREEMGASSFELSTGELCAEHPGKETDDTGHPGKESDSRETQTTDMGLQQETCDMNFPQPDNTSTSQVQESRGYMGGHVVKHTGEKPYMCVECGYRAAYKSQISQHMRTHTGEKPYKCDQCDYSAAQKGGLNKHLAKPYMCGECGYRTATKSRFSRHMKIHTGEKAFTCDQCDYSTSLKSNLNRHIGEKHIGEKPYMCGECGHRTAQKSSLSKHMRIHTGEKPYRCDQCGYSAAEKSNLVTHIKKHTGEKPFICGACGYRTAHKSDLSRHMRTHSGEKPYMCDQCDYSATEKSHLDRHLRKHTGEKPYMCGECGYRTTQRGHLSRHMRTHTGDKPYKCDQCDYSAAHKSDLDQHLSKHSGEKPYMCGECGYRAARKQHLSLHMRTHTGEKPYKCDQCDYSTAQKGMLDQHLMEHCGEKCLESAGT encoded by the coding sequence ATGTATTTTACCCACATTTTAACCATCATTTCAGAGATGGCGGAGTTCACACTTGTGCCTCCTGttaaagagcttcatgcggaacaaactgcagacgagacgcacatcaaagaggagccgacaggagacactggatggcaacaggatggacaagagaacgtgctgtgccAGGAAACGTACAGTGAGGACCAGGAAGCCTACGACTTCCAACCAACCGGACAACCATGGAacgagacttacaacagttgggagcagacaacagacacgggacggcagcaggacgaggaaaGGGACGTTCCAAACGACGAAACGTGCGGTGTAAGAGAAGAAATGGGAGCGTCCAGCTTTGAGCTTTCTACTGGGGAACTGTGTGCggaacatcctgggaaggagacgGACGATACtggacaccctgggaaggagagtgacagcagggagacccagacaacagacatgggcctgcagcaggaaacgtgtgatatgaactttccccaacctgacaacacatcaacctcacaggtacaggagagcagaggctATATGGGAGGACATGtggtaaaacacaccggtgagaaaccctacatgtgtgtggagtgtgggtacagggcggctTATAAGTCTCaaatatcccaacatatgagaacccacacaggagagaaaccctacaagtgtgaccagtgtgactattctgctgcacaaaaaggTGGTTTGAATAAACATTTAgcaaaaccctacatgtgtggagagtgtgggtacaggacggctacaAAGTCCCGCTTTTCCCGACACATGAAAATTCATACAGGGGAAAAGGCTTTCacgtgtgaccagtgtgactattctacatcATTGAAATCTAATTTGAACAGGCATATTGGAGAAAAACATAttggtgagaaaccttatatgtgtggtgaatgtgggcacagaacagctcaaaagtctTCCTTATCCAAACACatgagaatccacacaggagaaaagccctacaggtgtgaccaatgtggctattctgctgcagagaaATCCAATTTAGTCACGCATATAaaaaagcacaccggtgagaaacccttcatatGTGGGgcgtgtgggtacaggacagctcacaagtctgacttatcccgacatatgagaacccactcaggagagaaaccctacatgtgtgaccagtgtgactattctgctacagaGAAATCCCACTTGGACCGACacctaagaaaacacaccggtgagaaaccctacatgtgtggggagtgtgggtacaggacaactcaaagGGGCCACTTATcacgacacatgagaacccacacaggtgacaaaccctacaaatgtgaccaatgcgactattctgcagcacacaagtccgatttggaccaacatctatcAAAGCACagtggtgaaaaaccctacatgtgcggggaatgtgggtacagggcggctAGAAAGCAACACTTATccctacatatgagaacccacacaggagaaaaaccctacaagtgtgaccagtgcgactattctactgcacagaAAGGCATGTTAGACCAACATCTAATGGAACACTGTGGTGAGAAATGTttggagagtgcgggtacataa
- the LOC118407601 gene encoding zinc finger protein 135-like isoform X2, giving the protein MAGFMCLPPSKELHAEQTANETLINEEPTGDTGRQQDGQENVLCQETYTEDQETYDYQPTGHPWNETYNSWEQTSDTGRQQEEERDKTRGVRAETEEPSCEVSTANLCAGNSRHPGNEMYDTRHPGKESDSMETQTTDMGLQQETCDVNFPQPDNTSTSQVQERGKVGRHVVKHTGEKPYMCGECGYRTAERSNLSVHMRTHTGEKPYKCDQCDYSAAHKSHLNRHLRKHTGEKPYMCGECGYRTAQRCTLSLHMKTHTGEKPYKCDQCEYAAAHKSNLDKHLRKHTGEKPYMCGECGFRTTHKESLSRHMRTHTGEKPYKCDQCDYSAAQKSTLDQHLRKHTGEKPYTCGECGYRSVQKSDLSKHMRTHTGEKPYKCGECGYRTAYKSDLSRHMRTHSGEKPYMCGQCDYSATEKSHLDRHLRKHTGEKPYMCGECGYRTTQKSVLSRHMRTHSGEKPYK; this is encoded by the coding sequence ATGGCTGGGTTCATGTGTCTGCCACCCAGTAAAGAGCTTCATGCGGAACAAACTGCGAACGAGACGCTCATCAATGAGGagccgacaggagacactgggcggcaacaggatggacaagagaacgtCCTGTGCCAGGAAACGTACACTGAGGACCAGGAAACATACGACTACCAGCCAACCGGACATCCATGGAacgagacttacaacagttgggagcagacatcagacacgggacggcagcaggaGGAGGAAAGGGACAAAACGCGCGGTGTAAGAGCAGAAACGGAAGAACCCAGCTGTGAGGTTTCTACTGCAAACTTGTGTGCTGGAAATTCTAGACACCCTGGGAATGAGATGTACGATACCagacaccctgggaaggagagtgacagcatggagacccagacaacagacatgggcctgcagcaggaaacgtgtgatgtgaactttccccaaccagacaacacatcaacctcacaggtacaggagagagGCAAGGTGGGAAGGCATGTTgttaaacacaccggtgagaaaccctacatgtgtggggagtgtgggtacagaacggCTGAAAGGTCTAACTTATccgtacacatgagaacccatacgggagagaaaccctacaagtgtgaccagtgcgactattctgcagcacacaaaTCCCACTTGAACCGACACCTAagaaagcacaccggtgagaaaccctacatgtgcggggagtgcgggtacaggacagctcaaaggtGTACATTATCCCTACATATgaaaacccatacaggagagaagccttacaaatgtgaccagtgtgagtatgctgctgcacataaatccaacttggacaaacatctaagaaaacacactggggagaaaccctacatgtgtggggagtgtgggttcaggacaactCATAAAGAAAGCTTAtctcgacacatgagaacccatacaggagagaaaccctacaaatgtgaccagtgtgactattctgcagcacaaaaatctactttggaccaacatctaagaaaacacaccggtgagaaaccctacacgtgtggggagtgtgggtacagatcagttcaaaagtctgacttatccaaacatatgagaactcacacaggagaaaaaccctacaagtgtggggagtgtgggtacaggacagcttacaagtctgacttatcccgacatatgagaacccactcaggagagaaaccctacatgtgtggccagtgtgactattctgctacagaGAAATCCCACTTGGACCGACacctaagaaaacacaccggtgagaaaccctacatgtgtggggagtgtgggtacagaacaactcaaaagtctgtcttatcccgacacatgagaacccattcaggagagaaaccctacaagtga
- the LOC118407728 gene encoding zinc finger protein 135-like → MRIHTGERPYKCDQCDYSAADKSTLEQHVAKHNGEKPYMCGDCGYRTAYRSHLSRHIRIHTGERPLQCDQCGYSAAHKSTLEQHVAKHSGEKPYICGVCGHRANQKSDLSRHIRTHTGERPYKCDQCDYSAAQKSTLEEHQAKHTGEKPYMCGECGYRTAKRSTLSRHIRTHTGERRYKCGQCDYSAARRQYLIDHQTRHTGKKPYMCGECGYRAAQRSTLSQHMKTHTGEKPYKCNQCDYSAAKKYKLAEHLTIHTGEKPFICEECGYRAARKPDLSRHMRTHTGEKPYKCDQCDYSASHKHHLIDHQRRHSGERPYICGECGYRAAKKSTLSQHMRTHTGETYKCGQCDYSAAHRTSFNRHLRKHTVKKT, encoded by the coding sequence atgagaatcCATACGGGAGAgagaccctacaagtgcgaccagtgtgactattctgctgcagataagTCGACTTTGGAGCAgcatgttgcaaaacacaatggtgagaaaccctacatgtgtggagattgtgggtacaggacagcttataGGTCTCACCTATCCCGACATATaagaatccatacaggagaaagacctttacagtgtgaccagtgcggctattctgctgcacataagtcGACTTTGGAGcaacatgttgcaaaacacagtggcgagaaaccctatatATGCGGGGTGTGTGGGCACAGGGCAAATcagaagtctgacttatccagacatatcagaacccatacaggagaaaggccctacaagtgtgatcagtgtgactattctgctgcacagaaatccaccttGGAAGAACATcaagcaaaacacaccggtgagaaaccctacatgtgtggggagtgtgggtacaggacggctaaaAGGTCTACCTTATCCCGCCATATacgaacccacacaggggaaagacgttacaagtgtggccagtgcgactattccgcAGCACGTAGACAATATTTGATCGACCATCAAACAAGACATACCGGTAAGAAaccgtacatgtgtggggagtgcgggtacagggcggctcaaagatctaccttatcccaacacatgaaaacacatacaggagaaaagccttacaagtgtaaccagtgtgactattctgcagcaaagaagTATAAGTTGGCCGAACATTTAACGatacacactggtgaaaaacctttcatatgtgaggagtgcggatacagggcgGCTCGAAAGcctgacttatcccgacacatgagaacccacacaggtgaaaaaccctacaagtgtgatcagtgtgactattccgcatCACACAAACATCATTTGATCGACCATCAAAGAAGACAttccggtgagagaccctacatatgtggggagtgtgggtacagggcggctaaaaaatctaccttatcccaacatatgagaacccatacaggagaaacctACAAATgtggccagtgtgactattctgctgcacatagaACCTCCTTTAATCGACATTTAAGAAAGCACACCGTTAAAAAGACCTAG